The Phyllopteryx taeniolatus isolate TA_2022b chromosome 13, UOR_Ptae_1.2, whole genome shotgun sequence nucleotide sequence CACTTGTCACGTTTGGTGCTTGCCCGATCCAGCATCctacatacaaaacaaacaaccattcacactcacagtcacacctacgggcaattttagagtctccaattaatgcatgtttttgggatgtgggaggaaaccggagtgcccggagaaaacccacgcaggcacggggagaacatgcaaacaccacacaggcgggaccggggattgaacccgggtcctcagaactgtgaggctgatgctctaaccagtcgtccaccgtgccgccaatacaaaacattaataaataaaataaaacacaaatatcaaGTGGCCGCAAAAAAATCCCAATCAAAATCTGTGGTTTTCAAGCAATAGTGGAAAGAGCAAACCATTTAACGAGGTTTTTAGGAACAgatgtttgtcatcttgttctcGGCCCcgttttatccaactgtggtgtctcagtctgaaGTCTGAACACTCTGGCACACCATGTAAAAAGAGTACATCTAACAGAGAAACAgacgaagaaaaaaatatgacgtCCTGTTTGAATGGGCACTGTTGCTCAGTTTTAAATACAGTCAATaaagaagaaatacaagactgattgTTAAGAATACCACGCCGATCCAATCTAGCTGTCCGTAACAGCCCAGTGATGGTTGTGCCGGCTGTTAAGCTATTTGCGGTGATCGGTCGTGGAGCGAACCAAGCTGATGCTAATGTGAATGCATGGACCAGCTCTTGACGCACTTTCCATATCGTGATCGGCATGCTAGTATCTTATCTTCTTGCTCCATTCAcgggacaaacacaaaaacagtgttTCAACTGACGGGAaaaatttgtaaatatattgtcATACACCAGTGATTCGTAACAGCCTGACTAACCAAAATGCCAGCCACATTGGGGGGAAAGAGGGGGGTGTTCAgaaactcagagcgttgttgTAGTGTGTCCTTTAGTTATTCAGAGCGCCACACTCTGGGAGTGCCCTAGCGTCAGGCAGGACGAGATGTTTACAgtcagaactgacacattcaatatggcggacgcactgATGTATCCATGTCAATGGCCAATACACTCGTTCGTGAATTCATAGAAAAAGGAGCACGCTCTGCCTCTCTGAAGCATTATTAGGATTCACACATAGTGTCCGGGCAGGACACGCTCCGCTGCAACGTGATTGGCTCGTGATTGGGGGCAAcacccccctgatcagaacctgagtggtgttctgttattggacttctgtgctcatcacggattgtccataacgaacaccatgttcaagaatAAGGGTGTCCTcgtgtgcacttggcaccaggacaccctaggttgcagttcgatgatcgagtTTGTGGTCGTGCCATCAGACTTGCGGcggcatgtcttggacactcaggtaaagagaggggcTGAGCTATCAACTGAtcgccacctggtggtgagttggctccgatggtggggaagatgcctggcaggcccaaatgtattgtgagggtctgctgggaacctgTGGCataatcccctgtcagaaggaatttcaactcccacctctgacagaacttggCTCctgttccaggggaggcgggggacattgagtccgagtggaccatgttctgcgcctccattggtgacgtggccgaccggagttgtggccgGAAGGTTGTCGGTGCCTCTCATGGCggtaatccccaaacccgttggtggacaccaacggtgagggatgtcgtcaagctgaaaaaggagGCCTATCAGGCcgttttggcctgtgggactcctgaggcagcaaatgggtaccagctggccaagcggaatgtagctttggtggtcgctgaagcaaaaacctggacgtgggaggagttcggtgaggccatggtgAAAGACTTCCGggcagcttcgaggaaattctggtccaccatctggcgtctcaggagggggaagcagtgcaccatcaacactgtgtatagtggggatggggcgctgctgacctcgactcgggacactgtgagtcggtgggaagacctcctcaacgccttcccatgaggaagcagagtctggggtctccgaggctggctctcctatctctggggttgaggtcaccgaggtggttaaaatgcTCTTCGGTGGCAAGGCTCCGGAGGTGAATGAGATTCGCACGGAGTTCCTaaaagctctggatgttgtcgggctgtcctggttgacatgcctctgcaacatcgcgtggatatGGGGGactgtgcctctggattggcaaactggggtggtggtccccctttttaagaagggggtctggggggatcacactcctcagcctccctgttaaggtctattcaggggtgctggagaggaaggtgCGTCGGGAAGTccaatctcagatccaggaggagcagtgtggttttcatcctggccgtggaacagtggaccagctctacacccttggcagggtcctcgagggtggccgaaggcagggaccttggcaatccgatacccggctacagaagctacctctctggcagggaaggagcccgagctggtatgtgaggtcgagaagttccgactagatatagtcggactcgcctccacacacagcttggactctggtaccagtcctctcgagagtggttggactctcttccactctggagtggcccacggtgagaggcgccgagcaggtgtgggtatacttattgccccccgtcTTGGCGCCACCAAaccaccaaacagcagttcagagtaccgactcttttttgagtccttggagggagtgctggaaagcgctcccgctggggactccatcgttctgctgggggacttcaatgctcacgtaggcaatgacagtgagacctggaagggcgtgattgggaggaacggcccccacgatcagaacccgagcagtgttctgttattggactgctgtgctcatcacggattgtccataacaaacaccatgttcaagcataagggtgtccatacgtgcacttggcacaaggacacccgaggtcgcagttcgatgaacAACTTTGTGGtagtgtcatcggacttgcggccgcatgtcttggacactcaggtgaagagaggggcggagctgtcaactgatcaccaactggtggtgagttggctccgatggtgggggaagatgccggtccgacgtggcaggcccaaacgtattgtgaggttctgctgggaacgtctggcagaatcccctgtcagaaggagtttcaactcccgcctccgacagaactttgctcatgttcagGGTGAgacgggggacatcgagtccgagtggaccatgttccgcacctccattgctgaggcggccgaccggagctgtggccgtaaggtggtcggtgcctgtcgtggcggcaattcccgaacccgttggtggacaccaacggtgagggatgccgtcaagctgaagaaggagtcatatcgggcttttttggctggtgggactcctgaggcagctgatgggtaccggctggccaagcggaatgcagctttgttggtcgctgaagcaaaaactcgggtatgggaggagttcggtgaggccatggagaaagacttccggtcAGCAGTGCCACATCcgcactatacacagtgttgatggtgcactgcttccccctcctggaTCGGATTTTCCTCTAAGCCGCTCGGAaattgttctccatggcctcaccgaaatCCTTCCACGTCCGAGATTTttctcagcaaccaccaaagctgcattgcgcttggccagccggtacccatcagctgtctcaggagGAGAcagcttcttcagcttgacggcatccctcaccgctggtgtccaccaactggttcggggattgccggcACGACAGGGACAGACTatcttacagccacagctccggtcggccgcctcagcaatggagatgcggaacatgatccactcggactcaatgtccacCACCTCCcctgagacgtgggtgaagttctgccgcaggtgggagttgaaactccttctgacaggggattctgccagacgttcccagcagaccctcacaaaggtttgggcctgccaggtcggactggcatcttcgcCCACCATCGGATCCAACtcatcaccaggtggtgatcagttgatagctccacccctctcttcaaaGGAgtatccaagacatgcggccgcaagtccgatgacgcgaccacaaagtcgatcatcgaactgcgacctagggacacccttatgcttgaacatagtgttcgttatggacaatccgtggtgagcacagaagtccaataacagaacaccactcggatTTCCTAAAACTCACATTTTACCACACAAGCATTCTATTCCATGCTCCGTCCCAACACTTCTAATCAGCAGCGCCCGGATGGCATCTAAGAGCCCaagtgatcacaacaacagcttGCTAAGAGTagggagtaagagtgaatgttgcttgcttaaagggGTTTATTGACAcgccagttgaagttcactgtaaaactacatttacaaaaaaaaaaaacattgaatgttcaaatacatcatcgactttgtttttttttcttcgtttttgttcacaaaatcgctagctcaaagctaagacaatgaatgaaaaaaaccaCGAGCAAACAAAAATTAGCATAAAACTTGCAgcacttatatctctcaaaataatgaatattggtacgcaaatgctgtataaacacatacaaacaggcaatataacaatactcccaggcatatattcttcacactctgtgaaaaacgagttatattaacaatattccATTGTGACTTCTACTATCTTTGTCACTGCAACTGTGTATCTTATTGCATCCACCAAAATGCCTCTCAGaggccaagacgtgcacagcaggaataGCGATCCcaacaatacacacacagagacagctGAGCACCTCGAGCCTCCGAATTTATTATCTGCCACAACATCGTTAATAAAACTAAACTgcagttgcatcaagaagttctCGTTTATTGCCGCACATGTGGCGAAAGAAAATAATGTTCCCACCATGTACTGACAGCAAAAGGTAACTTAATTGAACTTTATTACTTTGCACTTCAAAAGTATAATTTCTCTGTATAATTTATTAAgtttatgtttcattttttttcccaatttatattttgtttcaaatgtagaatatgctcaTGGTTTAGTTAaacagtggttatgttgcaatttaaatatatatattgttattaGTTTTACTGTAATAATTTTTCAGGGTTTtctaatataattttaattgattttatcCAATTGgagtacattcttattttactgtattaaaCCAGTGGGAATAATTAATGGGCCAGTTTTTGTCATACCTActtttgctgattattgttctctgtttgattaatatcacttgatcatcCCTTTCCTAACATTCCACACTACAAAATTAGTAAagaatgtatgattattgctgatatcagTATCAGCcaaaatactgtgtgtgtgtgagagagtgagtGTGTATTAAACTTTTTACCAATCTGATCGGTCTGATTGGTACCTGCCgataattagtattttatggTGATCGGcttaaatgtcataatttgaCGATCGatatcggctccgcaaaagacgtTCACTCCGCAtcaccatcgtgcacagtatatttgaatccaaaagctggtttatttttagccttgtcgtgtgtctttcgacatagtactgtaaatatctgacaaccaataaagttatttaaaaaaaacatatcggctgtgtgggacagacaacacgtctgagacggACAAtatgtaatgcgtggatcagactacaagacaaatttggtctttcacgattagactatgtcagactactgcactATTGTGTAAagcttttacgatcactgggctttatcttgtcaactcaaacgcgaccggatacactcgttaccatggcgatgacatCGCGACgcatgtattttaaaaacaaaatgggggggggggggggggggcggaaatgtgtgctggtagtcaccggtgctcaggagattATGTTCATTTAAGGTTTGGTTGAGGTATGTttccgtacttttaatatgatactgctcgcaagcaggcaacaaaacgttatgtcgCCGAGCAAGCTAGTGCTGGCACTAGCAGTtgtgtaatttaattaaaataaagtaattcaactacagtaaattagctcccattatttctgtcatgttgcaatgttgatttgacctgactgattacaatacatgacctgactaaagcagtgatttccaaccttgatGTAGCggtggcacatattttacaattggaaaatctcacggcacaccaaaaaaaaaaaataaatatatataatattatatatatatatatatatatatatatatatatatatatatatatatatatatatatataattgtattaAAGTATTTGTCTTGTGACATTTTCTTACCttttacaaaatattgtttGATCTTACTAgcatcaagtatttttttttctttcctctgcCTCACTCGGTCACATTTCTCATACACGTGCTCTCTATCTAAATACATTACACATTCAACTTGATATTTTGAAGACagatttatttaatattaacaCACAGAGAACTTATGCTGTTAATATATGGTGGCTAGTAGTACATCTCAggcataaaatatttaaaatattaaaaaatacattataaatatataaaaatatatttattataaataaaatattttaaaatataatttttaattcattatttacgACAGAATAAATGGCAcgtttgaatatacagtataaatatgaGTGGCTGGCACAGtcagttttaaaaagtcaatttctcATCACAAGCACTCGCATACACTCATATATTCACAGCATCAGGTGAACATGCCTTTATCATTCAGTgacaacttccatccatccatccattttctgagccgccctctcctcactagggtcgcgggcgtgcctgagcctatctcagctatcatcggacaggatgcggggtacaccctgaactggttgccagccaatagcacagcacatataaacaaaccaattgcactcacattcacacctatgggcaatttagagtcttcaatcaatctaccatgcatgtttttgggatgtgggaggaaaccggagtccccggagaaaacccacgcaggcacggggagaacatgcaaactcctcacaggcagggccggggattgaaccccggtcctcagaactaggaggcagacgctctaaccagtcgtccaccgtgccacctcagTGACAACTTTTCGAACAAAAGTTATTACAAACCATGCATTTTTAATCCAACCCTTCTTCAGTCTTTCAGCTCTTTCAACAGATTTAGGTCCAACAGCTTTCATTAAATTGAATAGTCTGGTCTGTGTTCTTGTTTCGGCCATTCTCCAGTGTTTCGCGGTAGAAAGGTTTTTGTCAATAGATGTTTTAATTTGTGCTCCACCACAGCATTGGATGGTGTGCAAAACAGTTTACCGCCACTCTTGTGTATAACATCGGAAAACTATTGTGCACAGTCTTGAGAcgaatttttgtttgttgggagATGAGACGTTCAGGTCACATATACCTTCAACTTGGCAGTGCATGTGTTACGTTTGGGCGGGGAATTGCTATGATTGGTGGAACTTGCGGAAAGCTCTGATGATTTGTCCAATTCGCAGAAAAGTTGCAGTGATTGGATGTTATTGCAAGCTTGTACATCATTCACGGGGACTGGTTGCATTTGTGTAAATTGGTGCCATTGCGACAAGTGTTGAAATAAGTGATGAACAAGATAAGTGTTGATGTAAATAAGATAGAATTGTTCAATGTGAATCTTGAATATGGACATTTTCTGCTAAAGTAATGCAGCAGCATGGAAAGCTTGAAATCATTTTGATGGTTTTTGTACTGATTAATCGTACCTAACTGACCGACATTCTTTGTATAATAGTAACTCTGGTAAATGCCTTGTTTTCTCCTCCAGATGTGACTATCAGTGCACCAGATGAACAGTCCATCATGACATATGTATCACAGTTCCTTGAGCACTTCCCTGGGATAGAGGAGGTAATAAATCCCTTAACGTGCATGTATGTTATGTTTCTTTCATCATATTGTGTTCAAAACTAATCTGATGATGAGTGCtatactgattttttttaattttgacttccTTAGCAAAAAGAGAGTTATCCACTCATCGAAAGGAGTATCTCTGTGGGACGACTCAACTTCTGTGACCATGACACCCACCATTTGGGAAATAGTGTTCATAGCAGTAGAGTGAGAGAGAGGTGCATCATGTTCCAGATGGACTGTGCACAACCTCCACCCCAaatcttattttcttttgtgtcaGAGAACAGGGCGTCCGTTCCACCATCGATTCAACCAGCAATATCTCACACATGGTCTAGTGAAGACTTCTTACTTCATTCCACCTGCATGGAAGACAATTTAAGTAGTGCAGAAGAAAATGCTGAGGAACCTACAGAAGAAGTCTTAACCAACTTAACCAGTAACTCTCTACAATTAACACACAGTCACTCTTTCTTTGACTCTATGTTGCCTGAGTTAGTGAAAACTGAGTCTGTCATGGGCGATTCTGCTATCAGCTCTCCAGATTCCTGGGTGGAGAGCGAGGATGGAGTAGTTCCAGAGAAATGTTGTGAGAGTCAACGTGACAATTCATTGTGTGATTGTACAACACCTTGTGATATGTACTGTGCAACCCATGTGGAAATTACTTGTGCTGATGGAGGATCTGTCCCGATTACATGTGAAGTGCCAGATGACCAGTCAATTACTGAGACATATATTGATGAaggtattttttcactaaactCCATGGATGATATACAGGTGAACgtccaaaaagaagaagaaaaagaagaaggggAGTTGGATTACAAGGGAGTTGGAGAAAAGAAAGAGGTAGATTTCAAGAACCAAACCGAAGACATTTTACCAAAACCGCTGAAAAAACTTACATTGGAAAATGCACATGAGAACAAAGATTTTAAGTTTCGACAGACAAATGCAAATTATCCTCTTAAAGATGAAGCACCCTCACAGGAAGAACCTCCAGTTAGAAGACGGTCATCATTAGGAGCTCAAGAAGGTGATGATACTAACCAATTCCATGCGTATCCAAAAACTGAAAAGCAACTCTGTTCTAAGCAAGAATTTTCAGAGGTGTTAAGTGTTCCATCAACTTCTCATGAAGAACAGGAATGTTTGAAGCGAGCTATGGACCCTGTGAGGAATTCACAGgtgaatgaaaaatgtattcattctcAAGCTGTCAATGGAGTTGAATTGGAAAATCAATGTTACAAAACAGATTGTCAACATAAACAAATGAGTGCAAATTCTATTGGGAAAGATGAAGTATCCCTTGACGTTGACCCCCTTAttgtccactgtgacacagatAAATTTGCCTCATGTGGCGATGACAATCAATTGGAAAGTGATAATACTAACCAAGCCCAATGCTTTATCAAAACTGAATTGCAACCATATTCTCACAAACAACATTGGCAGCAGGACAGTGTTACACCAAGATCTTATAAGCAAGATTTCTTGAAGCAAGCTGATTCACAAGTTAATGAAGGACAGTTTGATTGTCAGAAAAGTCTTAGGGGGGTAAATATTGACACTGTGTTTCAATTGGAAGAGGAATGGGAGAAAACAGTGTGTTCATTGCAGGACAGAAGAAAGGAGTCAGGAGAAAACATTTTACCTGTTGAGGTGGTTGCAGAAATACAAAAGGAAGCGATTGGTTACCCAGATCTTcaagcaaaactgaacacagAGAACCAATATGGAGATTCAAAAATAAGTTCAAACCAGAACGCAGAAAGTTATCCTGTGAATACAGAGGACATGTCTCCAACTACAGAAACAGCTGGACACCATGATGATCCACAAAAGAACACTTTTGATTCGGATAACCCTCAGCCCCTAGGAAAGAATAGTGACTTATGTTATGAACCACTTGGTTCATCCGcgaaaatgaatgatttttcCACAGACTTCAGCCATGCTAGTGACTTTATCGAGCCGATGGATTTGTTTTACCCATACAAAAGGGAAGCTCTGTTTCCAGAGCCACTTGATAATAAAATGCAGAGCCGGCCATCTGTTTTGAGTGTCACAGCCCTTGAGCCAGCTCCGGCTTGCGAGACTGTACCTGAAGATCAACCACTTTATCTGATGGATGAAGACTTTGTGAAGTTGCTAAAGGAAGACACGGTATGTAAAACTCCCAACTATTATGAAATTTCCATGATGTCATGTGATTAATCGAGCCATAAGAATAGGAGGATATGCATTCTCAGTTAACTGATAATTGAACCTCAAAATTGAATATTTTCCCATTGGGGAAAGGTTATATTATTAAAGGTTatcttatgtttttaaaaaaaaattatttaattttttttatttattgaggcctgttcggctgttaggtcaagcagaatgaaaGATCTGTATTCCCTTTATgcctgtgtcacagtggagtttttaagcttctgctgtggtttcttagttttataattgaagtttattgagaatcagagtcgaacagaaccaagtttctagaagggagagagaaacgaaaacaaaagacaaagcactaattgtaaacaggatgagaaaagtaagtcattacattatctacaacaatgaaaatttaaatatcagTGTTGCATAGGgttgtagtgctacaccctgtgagggaaggacaggacaagatagaacaggacaagggcaggagaagaagcatgcaggacaagggtcgtgaacccggctgtacaactgaagtgtggtgggattgactatgtaaattataaaagtccataggacgagagtgtgagtgaggggatacacaagcaattcgcatattcgtgagttatttgtcacaataagtgcatggccccacacccagtgaaagagtcccaggggtgtgtgcctgcggacatatgcaagtgaattgataccgttttacatgcacaaagactgacagaagtgtcctgtaattggtgtgcccgcaccgcggaggctgaggaccccacccaatcaatcgaggggcgggatcggtggacgggacacgtcccacactggtccgccagccccaccgaggtgccctggcaactggccacccggtgggggccgcagggaccaaAGTCGTGCATATACTGCTCTAATATATTggggcattgtggctgattgctatttttgagatttgagcgctctattaggggatttagcgtaaggttaaaatcacctcccataataattgtagaattgactgacaagtttaacaagtgtgaaaagagcgtgtgaaaaaaggctggatcatccTTATTTGAAGTGTATACATTGACTATTgtgtaaagcttgttaaatattgtagcctgtataattatatatcgaCCTcctggatctgctactgtactatttattgtaaaaagtagtcttttatggactagtattgagattcctctttgtctacagttataaaaggccgagataacctgagtgaaattagagtcaatgaggcatttttcttctgactgaGTAAGGTGCGTTTTTTGTAATAGGAGGagttctgttttaaatttagtggtataatccatgcggcacggtggacgactggttagagcgtctgcctcacagttctgaggtccgggcggggttcaatccccgaccccacctgtgtggagtttgcttgttctccccgtgcctgcgtgggttttctccaggcactcccacatcccaaaaacatgcatggtaggttaattgacaactctaaattgcccataggtgtgaatgtgggtgcatatggttgtttgtttatatgtgccctgcgattggctggcaaccagttcaggctgtaccccgcctcctgcccgatgatagctgggattggctccagcacgcccgcgatccttgtgaggataagcaatggatggatggtataatccataatcttaattctcttttcaTGCGATCGAACggcattgacattccatgacacaaaagttaagtgtaacatataatgggtgcatgtatcataattttaaatagatttggtactatgcattctttgttgtggttttttGACAAGTTTTCGGAagatttttttggtattgtgttgataaatgttattgagagagggtgatagagatgctGATGGttcagtccggatggttctattcctctttggcccagagcacacgacgtccacaatttcccaaaacaatttgaaatttggactcgtcggaccacagaacacttttccactttgcatcagtccatcttagatgagctctggcccagagaagccggcggcgtttctgggtgttggtgataaatggcttttgctttgcatagtagagtttcaagttgcacttacggatgtagcgccgaactgtatttactgacattggttttctgaagtgtgcctgagcccatgtggtga carries:
- the LOC133487608 gene encoding interaptin-like isoform X1; this encodes MAGHGWEDWFEREEFIGQISDMRVQNLQVQREVVQKRTFTRWMNLHLEKCNPPIEVQDLFQDIQDGRILMALLEELSGCKLLHGFKKSSHRIFRLNNIAKVLSFLEERNVKLVSIDAVDVVDGNSSIILGLIWNIILFFQIKELTGNIRSQFSSTSSLSSMPTSSNLSNCNMSMAGRQMVTTTTREHSNAFRKLLQWVQKQTRKYGVPIQDFGKSWTSGLAFLAVIKSIDPSLVDMRKALLRNARENLEDAFRIAHYSLGIPRLLEPEDVTISAPDEQSIMTYVSQFLEHFPGIEEQKESYPLIERSISVGRLNFCDHDTHHLGNSVHSSRVRERCIMFQMDCAQPPPQILFSFVSENRASVPPSIQPAISHTWSSEDFLLHSTCMEDNLSSAEENAEEPTEEVLTNLTSNSLQLTHSHSFFDSMLPELVKTESVMGDSAISSPDSWVESEDGVVPEKCCESQRDNSLCDCTTPCDMYCATHVEITCADGGSVPITCEVPDDQSITETYIDEGIFSLNSMDDIQVNVQKEEEKEEGELDYKGVGEKKEVDFKNQTEDILPKPLKKLTLENAHENKDFKFRQTNANYPLKDEAPSQEEPPVRRRSSLGAQEGDDTNQFHAYPKTEKQLCSKQEFSEVLSVPSTSHEEQECLKRAMDPVRNSQVNEKCIHSQAVNGVELENQCYKTDCQHKQMSANSIGKDEVSLDVDPLIVHCDTDKFASCGDDNQLESDNTNQAQCFIKTELQPYSHKQHWQQDSVTPRSYKQDFLKQADSQVNEGQFDCQKSLRGVNIDTVFQLEEEWEKTVCSLQDRRKESGENILPVEVVAEIQKEAIGYPDLQAKLNTENQYGDSKISSNQNAESYPVNTEDMSPTTETAGHHDDPQKNTFDSDNPQPLGKNSDLCYEPLGSSAKMNDFSTDFSHASDFIEPMDLFYPYKREALFPEPLDNKMQSRPSVLSVTALEPAPACETVPEDQPLYLMDEDFVKLLKEDTVKTAIKYKTLRTSEQKEQCQLPLAQIRGLIGCVFPPDCSDLSEAQQDSQGSSCESTMSSASTDLNFPFRLGTKIPCQNEIMIPPVLRQRNRVQFSHAMDNQTTMTAFSRKNRNGDSEFCWSESWEPYLLFVLWLVLYCLWLLPQMDLKTLPSLLFNINH
- the LOC133487608 gene encoding interaptin-like isoform X3, with the protein product MAGHGWEDWFEREEFIGQISDMRVQNLQVQREVVQKRTFTRWMNLHLEKCNPPIEVQDLFQDIQDGRILMALLEELSGCKLLHGFKKSSHRIFRLNNIAKVLSFLEERNVKLVSIDAVDVVDGNSSIILGLIWNIILFFQIKELTGNIRSQFSSTSSLSSMPTSSNLSNCNMSMAGRQMVTTTTREHSNAFRKLLQWVQKQTRKYGVPIQDFGKSWTSGLAFLAVIKSIDPSLVDMRKALLRNARENLEDAFRIAHYSLGIPRLLEPEDVTISAPDEQSIMTYVSQFLEHFPGIEEQKESYPLIERSISVGRLNFCDHDTHHLGNSVHSSRVRERCIMFQMDCAQPPPQILFSFVSENRASVPPSIQPAISHTWSSEDFLLHSTCMEDNLSSAEENAEEPTEEVLTNLTSNSLQLTHSHSFFDSMLPELVKTESVMGDSAISSPDSWVESEDGVVPEKCCESQRDNSLCDCTTPCDMYCATHVEITCADGGSVPITCEVPDDQSITETYIDEGIFSLNSMDDIQVNVQKEEEKEEGELDYKGVGEKKEVDFKNQTEDILPKPLKKLTLENAHENKDFKFRQTNANYPLKDEAPSQEEPPVRRRSSLGAQEGDDTNQFHAYPKTEKQLCSKQEFSEVLSVPSTSHEEQECLKRAMDPVRNSQVNEKCIHSQAVNGVELENQCYKTDCQHKQMSANSIGKDEVSLDVDPLIVHCDTDKFASCGDDNQLESDNTNQAQCFIKTELQPYSHKQHWQQDSVTPRSYKQDFLKQADSQVNEGQFDCQKSLRGVNIDTVFQLEEEWEKTVCSLQDRRKESGENILPVEVVAEIQKEAIGYPDLQAKLNTENQYGDSKISSNQNAESYPVNTEDMSPTTETAGHHDDPQKNTFDSDNPQPLGKNSDLCYEPLGSSAKMNDFSTDFSHASDFIEPMDLFYPYKREALFPEPLDNKMQSRPSVLSVTALEPAPACETVPEDQPLYLMDEDFVKLLKEDTFRVYPASCLMIAGIGSSTPATIVRRSGSENGWMDGYIYTYTHTHTVLKGAVSVTGLFLYHIIGRRHGKTYASLKHTVACMHAKTMFLKRSGSKTEFGCTLLKYLTMYSHDFLINPHPQMHQSPHLLYLK
- the LOC133487608 gene encoding uncharacterized protein LOC133487608 isoform X13, with the translated sequence MHLDTKPHTWFNSEDPGSIPGPDCVEFACSPRACVGFLPHPKDMRDVTISAPDEQSIMTYVSQFLEHFPGIEEQKESYPLIERSISVGRLNFCDHDTHHLGNSVHSSRVRERCIMFQMDCAQPPPQILFSFVSENRASVPPSIQPAISHTWSSEDFLLHSTCMEDNLSSAEENAEEPTEEVLTNLTSNSLQLTHSHSFFDSMLPELVKTESVMGDSAISSPDSWVESEDGVVPEKCCESQRDNSLCDCTTPCDMYCATHVEITCADGGSVPITCEVPDDQSITETYIDEGIFSLNSMDDIQVNVQKEEEKEEGELDYKGVGEKKEVDFKNQTEDILPKPLKKLTLENAHENKDFKFRQTNANYPLKDEAPSQEEPPVRRRSSLGAQEGDDTNQFHAYPKTEKQLCSKQEFSEVLSVPSTSHEEQECLKRAMDPVRNSQVNEKCIHSQAVNGVELENQCYKTDCQHKQMSANSIGKDEVSLDVDPLIVHCDTDKFASCGDDNQLESDNTNQAQCFIKTELQPYSHKQHWQQDSVTPRSYKQDFLKQADSQVNEGQFDCQKSLRGVNIDTVFQLEEEWEKTVCSLQDRRKESGENILPVEVVAEIQKEAIGYPDLQAKLNTENQYGDSKISSNQNAESYPVNTEDMSPTTETAGHHDDPQKNTFDSDNPQPLGKNSDLCYEPLGSSAKMNDFSTDFSHASDFIEPMDLFYPYKREALFPEPLDNKMQSRPSVLSVTALEPAPACETVPEDQPLYLMDEDFVKLLKEDTVKTAIKYKTLRTSEQKEQCQLPLAQIRGLIGCVFPPDCSDLSEAQQDSQGSSCESTMSSASTDLNFPFRLGTKIPCQNEIMIPPVLRQRNRVQFSHAMDNQTTMTAFSRKNRNGDSEFCWSESWEPYLLFVLWLVLYCLWLLPQMDLKTLPSLLFNINH